Genomic DNA from Niabella ginsenosidivorans:
GCGTAAAAATCATTATCGCTGTTACTATAATTATAGCTTCCTGTAAAAGAGAGCTGCAGCCCCTTTAAGAAGGGCGCATCATAGGTAATATCCACCAACCCGTTTGCATAAAGGTTATTGTACTTTTTATAGCCCACTGTATTAGGGTCCATTAATATCAGCGGGTTCCAGCCATAGTCAAGCCATGATTGCTGGGGATATTGTTGTGCTTCATCCCAATAAGGCTTCTGTATGGGATTCATATTCCAGGCAGTATAAAAAAAGTTATTTACATCTACATAAGGCTGATGCCTGTCATCGGCGATGGCATCCAGATTAAATTTAATTTTCAGATCTCTTGTCAGTTTTGCGGATATGTTATTTGTCAAAGAATACTTATTGTATTTAAGCGCATTGTTTTTAAATAATCCATCCTGGTATAAATAACTTAAGCTGGAGTAAAAAGTGATCCTGTCGCTACCACCTGTAGCGCTCAATGTATGCTGTGTTTGCGGCGCATTTTTTAACATGGTCATATTGATCCAGTCCGTTCCCGTTAAGGTTCCGTTCCGATACAGGTTGATCGCAGAATCTGAAAAAGACCGCACCAATCCTGACGCCGGGCCGCCGGCGCGCTCTGCCATTTGGTTGGCGATCGTCATATACTGTACAGGATCAGCCATTGTAGGTACGCCGGATCTGTTTTGCAATCCATATGTGCCCGTATATTCCAAAGAAAATCTTCCGGACTGTCCTTTTTTAGTAGTTACTACTACCACACCATTGGCAGAGCGGAAACCATATACTGCAGCAGAGGCATCTTTCAATATGCTGATGCTTTCTATATCGTTAGGGTTTAAGCGGTAAAATACGCTGGCATCCTTTTGAATCACCCCATCAATAACAATCAGCGGTGTCCCCCCAGCCCCCGGATGTTAAAGGTATTATCATAGGTACCGGGTTGGGCAGAGTTCTGAACAATGATCGCACCAGGCATTTTACCTGCCAGCGCGTTTAGAACGGCTTCATTTTTAGTGGTAATGATCTGATCCGTGTTAATAGACGTAACAGCCCCTGTTAAAGTAGCTTTCTTCTGGGTGCCATATCCTATCACAACAACATCGTTCAGGTCCAGTTCCGACTGTTTCAGAACTATTGACAGGCTGGTATTATTTCCGGCCCGGACTTCCTGTGTTGTATATCCTAAATGGGAAATTACCAAAACAGCATTGCTATCCTTTACCGTAATTGTAAACCTGCCATCTTCCCTGGTAACCGTTCCATTGGATGTTCCTTTTTCAACAATGCTCACTCCAGACAGCGGATTGCCATCTTCATCAGTTATTTTGCCGGACAAAATAAATTCAGGATTAAAGCTGCCTGCCCGGGCATCAGTGATAGAAGGCAATGTCAGGAATATAAGCAGTTTCAGAACTACCAGACAGGTCTTAACCCGATAATTTCTTACCGGCCTTTTAATATCCGATCTTTTCATATACAAACACGTTGGATTTAAATTATATTAATAAAATTTATAATATACTATCAGATAATAATCACCCTAAAGTTTCTTTTATTGCTTAACTACCTGATTTTTTTGAAAAATATTGCGTATTGATGATCTGCTTTGAGTGTGGCA
This window encodes:
- a CDS encoding carboxypeptidase-like regulatory domain-containing protein: MKRSDIKRPVRNYRVKTCLVVLKLLIFLTLPSITDARAGSFNPEFILSGKITDEDGNPLSGVSIVEKGTSNGTVTREDGRFTITVKDSNAVLVISHLGYTTQEVRAGNNTSLSIVLKQSELDLNDVVVIGYGTQKKATLTGAVTSINTDQIITTKNEAVLNALAGKMPGAIIVQNSAQPGTYDNTFNIRGLGGHR